DNA sequence from the Armigeres subalbatus isolate Guangzhou_Male chromosome 1, GZ_Asu_2, whole genome shotgun sequence genome:
ccttgggaattttccCACTTTTCTTGTTCCGTAAACTtttttttgggcaaaaaggaACAAATCATTCGACCGTCAAGATTGGTCCAGCAGTTCTCGAGTTTTAGCGTCACTAACAAACAAACATTCAtctttatatatatataggtTTTCATCATTTATATTGCGCCATTATCTCGATCATGTAATGACCTCGTTTAGGTGAAATTGTTTTTTAACCTTTATTTTTCCAGGCATATCTTGTGCGATGACACCAATTCGCTAACCGCTAATTTATTAACCAACGCTaatttattacatttatttATATCTATATCATACATGTAGCAATTGATAACACAAATACCCAGTTctttattcaaaattatttatttatgtagTTTTAATTCACGTAACACTAATTTACAATTCGATTTACACGCAATACCTTGGTAAaattgatatatatttttaatgtATTTAGATTTATTGTATTTCTTATGCATAAATGACTGTtagaaattcaatattttgtcttttttgtagTTCAGtatatttgtaaagattttcaTGATTTTACGATACAAAATCAATATTTATTAGTAAAACTAAAATAGACCATATTTATTAGGACAAAaatggccgcgcaatgcaaagtTGACGAGTTTAAAATGCAACCATGCGGTAATCAGAAGTTAAACTGAAGCAACACAAATCTAGCCGGATATACTTGTAGATGATACCTGCATTTGGTGAGGACGTTTCTTAATGATATGTACAGTACATACATATTTCAAATgatacatttattttttatagagagAAACGAAACTTTTTAACAAATCCGATTCGTTCCATAGTAGGTCATTACAACATTCGAAAAGATGACAGATATTGCTATCACTGCtacattagtgctgtccaatgagagcttgaagtagctcgaagtttcgccctgtcctgctcatgcccatttgttgacaaaaaagaacgagcaggacgggaacaactttgagctacttcgagctgctcattggacagcattattatTAGTTgagttgatttaaaaaaaaaaacaaaaatagggcgttaaaaaacacttaaaaaaatatagaaaaattaATTTCCAGCTAATTGTTCTTGCAGGCGTGCATCACAAGTGGATAACACACAACAAGCAACTACGAAGTATATCTATTAATAATAGCAAATTcatcatcttattattattcACATATCAACGTATAATACTTATATTGTCTACAATCTATAGCTATCTATAATGTTCAGCTTAAAAGGGTCTTCTGAATCGGTCTGCATCAGTCAAAATTATAACCCAGGTTCATAATGTTCACAATATTGAAAACAGTCGACTATCAATTAGTCGATCTTTCTTGTGACTAACAGTTAAGAAGCAAATCATGCTAGAATGAACATCccttgaaaatttggctaatggaGAATTGAGtgtattttcattatattttattatatctgTCTTCACCATAGTTATTGTATCTTAAATTTTCATTATATGTAATAAATtgggtgcttggtggccttgtgtcactgcttctgcctcataagcaggagattaagggtttgatccctggccctttccaatttcgttaatcatataactcaatctctttgcaaatcaaattctcattgctaggaagaatgattctaaatatagaattgttataaaaagctgcctgttacttagtagcagtaaataaaatgtaaaaacagATTGGTATTgatttgtacccgcatacgaatgctatatacggtcgctatgctcgtgcaggcctcatacaagtaagaatgtgtgaggttgatgtgcgggtagcgatagtgtggtagacgtgtgcgtggtattagaatccaattgcattcaaattctaattgtaaaaaatgaatcccattagaattcactttaatactttctcattactctagtacttctaattctcattcatatattcctatcccatagatcgcatcacttaccaaagtgaatccagataatatatcccttcatactaacacaatatcctatcgtaagactatcgtggagatgcagaggtatactcggtctctagtagcaacgagagttgaaccGTAATAACCGTAAGGACGgggccggcgccgtaattgacttagtaaaatgcattgaatttccgaaatttgcacattgagaatgatagctaaaacccaagctccattcaattggttccctgtgcaatttcgcaagttctaatcaatcacggctcatgctcatgctcatgcttaaattttcattatatgtaataaataattgaaaataactaaTAACTATTACTTaaaatattactgattttactGTAAATGTAAATGTCATATGATGgggttgggagggtgcatcagggcatcaatgaagttacaactggacaatgaagtggtagccaatcggagtcaaggaaggaaagtattagtcgttcgcgtctattacttttatctccaacaggtgttaaccagttgacgcgcccttcttcaaacaaaccatcccgtggaaagcttgacaagtattgcaaaattcattattgtttttgttggatcattctgctggaaggagattctcattttcccgtgggtttcgtgtaagtatctctgcttacaggtccaccacccccatttttggcccttcatacagcaatatgttgaattcaaaatcatattgaaatttgaccttattgtcaagtggaaccgcatgcagagcaagactctagccaggatggttgctaactacatacatacatacatacataccgatagaaactcgtagtgggtggctcacattgacctctcttgagcctcttcctatcatgcacttcgtcttcgacgtgttgatgactagtccaatccgtttagcttcgctttttagtctgatgtaggcttcctccatcctctcaaagttacgtgccatgatatcaatgtcgtcggcgaagccaaataactggacggacttcgtaaaaatcgtaccactcgtatcaatccctgcccttcgtattactccctccaaagcgatgttgaatagcagacacgaaagaccatcacattgccgtaaccctctacgcgtttcgaagggactcgagaatgcccctgaaactcgaactacgcacatcacccgatccatcgtcgccttgatcaaccgtatcagtttatccggaaatccgttttcgtgcattagctgccatagctggtcccgatcgattgtatcatatgcggctttgaagtcgataaatagatgatgtgtgggcacgttgtattcgcggcatttctgcaatacctgacgtatggcgaacacctggtccgtgataGGGCGTTCACCCATacatcccgcctggtactgccccacgaactcccttgcaattgcaagcccaagtcctggtgttaggtgggacgctaaacagccctgacacgacggccctccgacgagacaggaggtttgcgcaggcccaataagccgcctttaaaaacaactattacgaacgacatagaagataatacgactaggcgtcgctgtgcagtgcccaaaacttcctgcgctgttgtagtcacaggatatgttcccacaatctgttgacgtcgccagatccagtggcatctcctatccgctcgtccagcttctgatGGTACTcggctcggatacagggtgtaaaacgaaaATATTCGAATTCAAAACCGTTATAAAACTAGGCTAGATTTtaaacgctaatagctcctttatcttttGGTAGATTTCCGAGATGTTCTTATCGATAGACTCGGAAACTGTTCAGCAATTTTCCAAGCCCATTGAAGCTATGGATTATCAACGTCAACCCATTGAAAATTCCAGTTCTTTAcaaatccacaaaaaaattcAGAGTCTCACTGTATTTGtgtttcctgtgaaaatttagTTCTAATTTTCCATTATCTTATTGTAGATCTTACACCTTCAACACCATTGCTGCAAGCAGCGCCAGCATCGACATCATCTGGAAGCCGTACTAAACACCACCAACAAACCTATAACCATGTGCAAGAAAATGGAACTTCAAATATTGTCGACTCAACCAACGCAACCGCAGCAGGACTCAACGTTTCCAAACTGAAAACCAACGTCATAAACGTGTCAACTGTTTTTAATAGCTTAAATGAATATGTGAAAGCCGGTACAGATCTAAACGAGAAGCTACAGAAAGTAATTGAATATCCGCCTGCAGTAGATCTGAGCACCAACGGCGACAACAAACCGCTGTTATCACCATCTAGCTCCTCAGTCTCCGCCGAATCCCATACGTCTTCATCAGTTGATGAGGTTGTTGGTACCGGTGCTGCTGATGCCGTTGAAAATTTAACAAACAAAAACTCACGTCGACTTTCAAACTCTTCGACGGCATCGAACAGTTCCGAACCACCACACAATCACCGCCGTCATAGGCATAGCAGTTGTTCTTCATCGGTGACCACTTCTACGTCCTCGTCGTCGTCGACGTCGACCAGCGACGGAGAGGAAGACGACGATGCCGATGTGCATGAACGTTTGAATGAAGGTCTGTCGTTGAGTGCAGGCGATTATATTTTGGATTCCTCAGAGAATACGACACTTGCCACGACCAATGAGGATCATCCGACTAACCAAGTGGTTGAGGAGAAGAAAGCCCAAGGTCCCAGCGAGCAACAGGACACGTCTgcattttcatacaaaaatagtTTGTACTCGGATACACTTAGTAATGACGTTATCAATTTGGAAGGTTAGTGCATTGCTGGTTTATAGCATTTTCGTTATAATGTTTTGACAAATATTTCCATTTACATTCCCGATAATATTCCTCAATTCAAATATTTCAGGTATCTCATCGATATCATCTATAGTGGCGGTGGATTTAACGAGTGCTGGCCCCGGCGAGCATAAAATTCATGAAGAAGTTTCTATACCGTTGGAACAACCCGACAGAAAAGAGGATGTCGCATTAGCACAGCCAGAACTGGTCGAGGAAGAAAAAACCGAAGTGAAAAAGGCTGTAGGTTTCGAATCTACCATGGATGACGTTTCGGATACGGAATTGGAAAGCTACTTGCAAGAGTTGGAAGAATATTATGACTTCCAACAAACCGCTGTTCCGGGGGCGAGTGCTGCTGCTCCGAGTATGGTAGATGCCGAGCCGGTAGTCGAAGCGGCGGCAGAGAAGTCCATCGACGAGAAAGATAAGAAGGATACTATTAGTATTGGAAGTCGCAATAGCATTGATACTAGAAGCGATGAAAGTATTCCGGAGTCAAATCGAGGAGAGAATGACGAAGATCTAATTTCTCAAGCTTCTACACTTGAGTTCAATGATTTGGCAGCAATGCAAGCTGCAAATGGTGGTGCCAACGCAGTTGATGATTTGGAAATAGAGGACCTTCCTGATAACGAAGTGCCGGAATTTTTCGCCGAAGCAGGAGATGATGCTGGTGAGATCAAATTTATCGATTGCACCGAAACGGAATCAGCAATTGTTAGGGAAGAGATACCTGTTGTAGAAGAAGCCAGAGCTGGCGCGGATAGCGGTAATGTTCCAAATAAAACATCTGATCCAGCCGCCACTTCAGATCGAACTCCCCTACCTCGACCAAATTCCCTTGAATTGCCGGCTCAAGGGGATACATATTCTGAAAAGCAAAGTTCTCCCGGTCACACACCGCCTTCGTCAATGTCACACGGAATCGATTCTGATCAATGCCTTACTCTGTCATCCACGAGCTCTGATGATTTCGCCCCATCAGTAGCAATAGCTCCGGCTCCGCCGCCTTCAGCACCACCAACAGAGACTAGCGATGGTCTTCTCGACGAAAGTAGCGAAGGTCTATTACCGTTTCGTCCAACTGGTCCCCTTGCTTCCCATCCTCAACTTGGTAGAATACCTCCGTACTGGGTACCGGATAATGCAGCTAATTCCTGCATGCAATGTAACCAAAAATTCTCACTGATAAAGCGACGGCATCATTGCCGAGCATGCGGACAACTACTCTGTTCGTCATGCTGCTGCTTGAAGGCCAAACTAGAATACCTCGGCGATGTAGAAGCTCGCGTTTGCATCAGCTGCGACATCATTCTCAACCAGCAGCAGCAGGAACTGGAAGAGGCACAATACGGATCTCAATTTGCGATTGCCGCTGGTGCATCGGGAATGTCCACCACGcgccaaccaaatccaaacaatCCGATGGAATACTGCTCCACGGTTCCGCCCTTCCAACAGGCGAGCAATCAGTCCCAGTCGCCCATTTCGGTGATGGTTCCGGTGGGAGTGCTGAAACGTGCCGGAGCTCCCCGCACTGGACGAAAGGATAAGACGGTGATTTTCAGTGATGGCATTCGCCCCGGGTGCGATTTGACCGAGCTAGACGAGAACTGGGACTCGCAAACCAAAACATCTCCATCGATTGTGCCCGGGGACAAGCGGAAGGGGCGCGTTCAGACACCTATTGGGGGTGAGTAATTTAGTTTGTtaaatgttagatttttttgtttacatgCATATTATGTTTTTCGAAATATTATAGGTGTAAGAAGTTCAAAATTCAGATCTACTTTTGAAtccgaaaatttattttaacgtTAGTGACCTTTTTATCAGTACCTACTGTTAAAAGACAATAGGTAGAAATAGAAATTTAACCCGGCATGATAGAGGAAATTATTGATCGAAATAGAAAAGATAGGACCAACTTTAACATAGGTATTCAAAAACAAACCAGAGGTAGTAAAGATCAGCTTGAGGTTTCAAATCATTCGGGAGTTTAGGAGTTTATGTCAAAACCGTATGTGCTAAGACAAATTAGCCCACCAAGGCAACTGGCCTCGATACAaaaccaatagcaacccatggtaCCCATACAGACCCTTAGTGGCCATGTGCATGATCTACGAttaagatatgtccaaaccggatattctaagttctccaaGTCATTCCGGAgctcaggcaaattggtctacTGCGGCAACTGGACTCGATACAAAATCAATAGCAACTCATGCTGTAGATATGTAAAAATCAAATGTTCTTAATATTCCAAATCACTCAACAGTTCAGTTGAATTGGTGTACAAAGTCAACCCGGTACGAAACCAAAATCATATTCAGGCTACAATCGGCCATGCTGCGATTTACAATCTATGTTCGTCCGAATATGATGCTTTGAGCTCTCAGATTATCGTATGAAAACATAGATAAATTTTTAACCATATGTTCATAATAACTTGGTATCGGTTCTGTACCTAACGTTATTGGCATGGTGGACTAATTGGTCTTAACAGCAAAGATTTGGAGATCAAGGCGGCTTTATGAATATCATGGATTTCTATTGGCTATGTATCGAGCCCAGTTGCCTTGGTAGACCAGatggtctgaactccagaattatTTGGATAAATTTCAACATTCGATTTGGACAGATATAAATCGTAAACCATGCACATTGTCTCTGAGCGACCAGACACAATGGATTGCTACAGGTATTGTACCAAGCACGCAGTTGACTAGAAAGATGAATTGGATTAACTCGAGAATTATTTGGAGAACATAGGCTATCAAGTTTGAATATATCTAAATCGTAATTAATGCGCATGTCCTCTTGGGGCCTTCctcttccttttcttcttcttcttctggatCATGGACCtatctagatcgtaaatcatgcacatgaccactaagggcctgtatggacaccacagagaaacagacgtctcacttggagcaaaattcaatcaaaatattCGTCACGGAAACATTTTCGCGCAATGCTAAATGCACTGTAAGTGGACAAGCGGAAACCAtatggcggtagtgtgcaaacgtcaaataCAAGCGAatccgatggaagcgccatcggtggccgattgaccatctacaaaaaatgAATCCACTGTTAAAAGGgcgaacgatggaacatgtgatgagtgagacgtctgtttatctgtgtGGACAAcatgggttgctattggatttgtattgggttcagttgacttggtagatcaattggtctaaaatccagaatggtttggagaactTTGAACATCTGATTTGAACGTATCTAGATACTAAATTAGATGCACGGCCTCTAAAGGTTTGTatgggttgctattggtttCGTACCAAGCGTAAACTGGTAGACCAAGGCTCtgaaatccagaatggtttggagaacctagaacatatgTTGAAATATATTGTCTGCATTCATGATTCGATATCTCTAAAATAGCATTGAGTAcatttctgagaaaaaaaacagcaataaaatcgTTTATCGTTTATGCGCGATATTCGTGTGCAATTTCGTCCAAACTGACGATTCTTCCTATGACGATTACAGGGTGTATGTGTGACCGATAAACAGTCTGTCAGTTTCGGAAAATGTATGAGCTAACGATTATTTTGGGTTTATAACCATGTGAGTTTGGCTGAGAAATGCCTGAGATATTGCTAAGTGAAatccgggtcaatatgaccgAACACCGAAAGTGTAACTTTTTTACACTGTTGGAAGGTTAACCGCGTGTTTTCGGCTTCACAACACTAATCCCCATATGATACTTGGCCCGCCCGAGAAAATTGCTTGAAAAAATTGCGAGAAAATTTTGCTTTAGTGCTGCTCCCACCGACTACGAGATTTCTGCAGCAAAACCATTGCCGACGGCCATCAATGTTGGACGAATTTCGAAATCTTGATGATGTTGTTGACGACGGCAACACGATTATTTACATCAAACCGGATCTTCAGCATCCGCAAATTTCTCAAACGAACACCACTGATGTTGATACTGGGACCGCTCTCAGAAGAATCTCGAACTAATTGGTTGCCGGTGCGATCCTGGAACCGCTTTGGACCACTCTCTGCGAAATCTCGAACAAATTAAGCTCTTTAGCTTCGCCCCTTTGTTAGTCGTAATTAGTGCACATAAAATTCCCACCCACAAAGAATAGCAAAGGAGCGCTGGGCATCGGGCTCactatattgaatacaagaaagcagctttccCACGCGCGCGAGCCCTTTTGCTCGAGGTTCCTTGAAGAGCGGTCCCTGCATCGGCATCAATGGCAGTCGTCGGAGTCTGTTGCGTCCAAAGGGTTGTTGTTGTCGGCGTGTTGCTGCAGAATCATCATTGTGTGGCCTTCTTCAGCAATACATAAATGCACAGCAGTACAGCAAATCTTGGTAAAGCATTAAGTGGCCACCCGCAACAATCGTCAGCGGATATGTATCAAGACGCATATACCGGTCCTTTTCAGGATCAATATTTTAAATGAAAGACACTGGATATGTGACGAATATTCTTTACAGGAAcagaaaatttgttattaataaTTATGGTAACATTAGTTATGGCCGTCGGCAGGGGTTGTTGCAGTGAATTAAATCGCCGCGTTAGCGTCTGTAACCATTTTGcattgaaaagtgaaatttaatTGCTGGATTGTGTTTAATATTTGGAAAGATGCAACCTTGTGTATAATTTTCAGATGCATCTACCAGCCGACGGCCAGCACAAAGGACGAGGATGCCGTCATCCAGTTTTCGACATCCCtctccagaggtgagccagccttgggctgcaagtctctttaataaaaaaaaagttttcgacaGTCACCATGACACTGTGGTTAGTAATGTGGTAAAAACTTCTCTCGATATTAAACTTGCTCTTGTATATGATAGCGGTTTAAGAAAAAATCTGATATAAGAAGTGGAATATTCTCGCATGATTCGGTCAATcggttggttgctgttagtagtTGTAAATGATTAACATGGTCTCAAGAAGCATAAATTAGTTCTTCTCAGAACTCTCATTTAAAATGGAAGAGTTGGTTTCAACTGTATTTTATTCGAAGAGCCATACAATAAAATGGCAATCATGGCGTCATTATCGATGACAACAGCATCAATTTATTCGCCGCGGTAGCTAAACTTGCTCGCTAGACTCGGTTGCTGATATTAATTGTAGAGACGCATACCGTGAggcaccgaaatccgtacacttcaCTGCACtgtcgtgaatcgcatatttgtcccgtatgaataggaaacccagcaccCATGCGATTAACGGCAGTGCAGTATAAATGTAAGTCTTTAGAAAAGAAGaatcaaatacaaataaaacattcttcgtCGATACAGGTGCATAAAggcctatattttttaaatgtttcacTTAAATGCATTATAAATcaagaaaaatatgataaaataatgaattaaatcatttCCTCCTGAATCAAAATCCGTCCAtcatggacggatttcgaatcaaagaacCAGAATCCGTACAGCAATTTTTGAACTGAATATTGAGATTAATGGAGATCGATTGACTAatctaccactgtaaatagttcaatactcACCTTGAAATATAACCCCTTTGATTAATATTTCGTTGATCATATTTAGTTCACTGTAGTTTATATTTTAAATACAGTCACTTTTCGAACAGTTATGGTCAATACGCAAACAAATGGCACCTGAAAATCTGCTTTTGATGGGTAACgggttaattttttattttcgttttttttttttttttttttttgttatttttttaatagaatTGAAGGCTGCATGTAAAATTGACTGTGTTGTTGGATGACACCACATGTAGAATAATACTTGAGTCAGGATGGTTgttaacatacatacatattatttcattattaaggttcaaaaaacaattttaaaattcattctcatttaatttattattatacaCTAGTCGGCCCGGCAGACATATAATAAATATAGCTATATCCATGTACTGTGGAAATGATCTAAACCAACAACTTTCATGGAAAAACAAGTGATCTTCATTCATTGAAGCTGTTGGTTTTAGATTCAGGCACTGTTAGAATTATTATCATATCAAAAAAGTTGCATAGATGTTTTTCCAACTAACTGTACCTCACTATAAACTAGTTTTATCTAGTTTTATGGAAACATTTCCAAACATTTGTAATGGAAATAATATACTTAGTAACATCAAAAtttaggggggtcccgtagcgtagttggctacacgttcgccttacaagcgaatggtcatgggttcgattcccagccccttcaccaaaccctcgtcagtcgccggatccgcagcccatacggtggcgttctggggtgcacgccttaccgtcacggctgcctgatgacgactgacaacttgttcttctcggaggcattcctccaacgttacccggataaatggcaaccgaacaatgcaacgatcattggatatacgacatggacaaacggacacaatggactcacgatgagatggacaagcaacgacaacaataatgataatggaaaatctaaaaatagattctgtgtggattctggcagcagaatgccacagtagatcttggcacagtagcggttaagtaacacagagtgcctaccaaataaagaaaggaataaaaaaaaaaaaacatcaaaattccgattacattttgttatttcttACTTCACGTAAGAAGGAAGTTATGTATTaaagaaattgaataattttacGTTTCTATAAACATAGTTGAATTTGATCTTGAAGTTGGAATAGGCAATTATCTCATTTCAATATATTTCATTCAACTGACGTTACTACCAACATCATTTGAATAAATAGCACAATCgtcgttccaaaaatcaaggtcagatAAAATTTTCTATTATGAAAAAGGTGATAATACGGTGCCTGATTGAACCACCATATATTACAAGGTGTATGAAGCTACAGAAAATATTTACAAGCATATTGCCTTCAGTGAACTTgctaacccttaaatgcgcaatgttgttttaaaacaacaaaccgaaagtACGTTTAATGTGAATTAATataatggttatttacgttgagaatatttccgacgatttccaaaaaatcgccttgcgcctttaagggtttgaaaaaaatgtaaaccaTACAGGAAACATGTCTGATAATGAACTATGATGGTgctatgatgttctaggatttGTAGCATTTATTACATTCTACCTTCTTCATATATAATTttcttcatgcgaaattgataaaacttactATTTTTtgtgcttctgcctgtcgtattgaggcgggtttgcttctgctacgacaatagaggcttgtctgcagccgtttgatcatttattcatccacttagaattcatttgttgatcaaaatcattatcatatcagg
Encoded proteins:
- the LOC134227435 gene encoding zinc finger FYVE domain-containing protein 9, which translates into the protein MDLVDIDKVLDDLELNEDNKDRPAVAAPTIRSTSVESGKDLTPSTPLLQAAPASTSSGSRTKHHQQTYNHVQENGTSNIVDSTNATAAGLNVSKLKTNVINVSTVFNSLNEYVKAGTDLNEKLQKVIEYPPAVDLSTNGDNKPLLSPSSSSVSAESHTSSSVDEVVGTGAADAVENLTNKNSRRLSNSSTASNSSEPPHNHRRHRHSSCSSSVTTSTSSSSSTSTSDGEEDDDADVHERLNEGLSLSAGDYILDSSENTTLATTNEDHPTNQVVEEKKAQGPSEQQDTSAFSYKNSLYSDTLSNDVINLEGISSISSIVAVDLTSAGPGEHKIHEEVSIPLEQPDRKEDVALAQPELVEEEKTEVKKAVGFESTMDDVSDTELESYLQELEEYYDFQQTAVPGASAAAPSMVDAEPVVEAAAEKSIDEKDKKDTISIGSRNSIDTRSDESIPESNRGENDEDLISQASTLEFNDLAAMQAANGGANAVDDLEIEDLPDNEVPEFFAEAGDDAGEIKFIDCTETESAIVREEIPVVEEARAGADSGNVPNKTSDPAATSDRTPLPRPNSLELPAQGDTYSEKQSSPGHTPPSSMSHGIDSDQCLTLSSTSSDDFAPSVAIAPAPPPSAPPTETSDGLLDESSEGLLPFRPTGPLASHPQLGRIPPYWVPDNAANSCMQCNQKFSLIKRRHHCRACGQLLCSSCCCLKAKLEYLGDVEARVCISCDIILNQQQQELEEAQYGSQFAIAAGASGMSTTRQPNPNNPMEYCSTVPPFQQASNQSQSPISVMVPVGVLKRAGAPRTGRKDKTVIFSDGIRPGCDLTELDENWDSQTKTSPSIVPGDKRKGRVQTPIGEEPPSISNTIKSLIPQGDNKLPPVVKQISKTETKHIDVDNDAALITSLRDGTLTFALQRNLLVLVTIVELSCCINKTVINFTTRGMHYVGQDEIVILLELGESQLLPKDIFVHLNDIYVEADRGNTLTELGFSPPSMPNFLGSKNHGGFLYVRPTYQCMQNVIIPDAPYLVGVLIHRWEVPWAKILPLRLMLRLGALYRYYPSPHVSVRERESVYVEIAQTVITLLADFRNYSYTIPTIRGMVIHIEDRKTSILIPRNRYEQVMKVLSGSQDQTILALGGNFSKVADGHLVCIQNTDSGCPETAQYSTQAINIEGQPRKVTGASFLVLNGVLKPNCGLVGKCSIVEDGLMVQVPPPKMNTIKDALKNMKDYKIICGPVEGDDSQKEIVSIEWTENDLNFNIGVISPIDKKPLNGVPSIRVHRGTDYSNANHIIRWTEVFIIQGDDESNHPGDPINMSKLSEQVARSACTALVAFLDLLASNGFLKIGLRIMLDSENVSYEAGSQFNKLGPLYMNALDNELIGTLNRQANSLHLDQQIIFELIFHILDK